In one Trichosurus vulpecula isolate mTriVul1 chromosome 8, mTriVul1.pri, whole genome shotgun sequence genomic region, the following are encoded:
- the LOC118828419 gene encoding transforming protein RhoA-like yields MWRDSRTAGAVAAIRKKLVIVGDGACGKTCLLIVFSKDQFPEVYVPTVFENYVADIEVDGKQVELALWDTAGQEAYDRLRPVSYPDTDVILMCFSIDSPDSLENIPEKWSPEVKHFCPNVPIILLGNKKDLRNDERTRGELAKMKQEPVKPEEGRDMAKQIGAFAYIECSAKTKDGVKAVFEMATRAALQRRHGKKKSRCLVL; encoded by the coding sequence ATGTGGAGGGACTCAAGAACCGCCGGAGCTGTGGCCGCCATCCGAAAAAAGTTGGTTATAGTTGGTGACGGTGCGTGTGGGAAGACATGCTTGCTGATTGTATTTAGCAAAGACCAATTCCCTGAAGTTTATGTGCCCACAGTGTTTGAAAATTATGTAGCAGATATTGAAGTGGATGGAAAACAGGTGGAATTGGCTTTGTGGGACACAGCTGGTCAAGAAGCTTACGATCGCCTTAGACCTGTTTCCTACCCAGATACCGATGTTATACTTATGTGTTTTTCTATCGATAGCCCTGATAGTTTAGAAAACATCCCGGAAAAGTGGTCCCCGGAGGTGAAGCATTTCTGTCCCAATGTGCCCATTATCCTGCTTGGGAACAAGAAGGATCTTCGAAATGATGAGCGCACGAGGGGAGAGTTGGCCAAGATGAAGCAGGAGCCAGTAAAACCTGAAGAAGGCAGAGATATGGCAAAGCAGATTGGTGCATTTGCTTATATAGAGTGTTCAGCAAAGACCAAAGACGGTGTGAAGGCGGTTTTTGAAATGGCCACAAGAGCGGCTTTGCAACGCagacatggaaagaaaaaatCCCGGTGCCTTGTTTTGTAA